One Lytechinus variegatus isolate NC3 chromosome 11, Lvar_3.0, whole genome shotgun sequence DNA segment encodes these proteins:
- the LOC121424103 gene encoding putative nuclease HARBI1, whose protein sequence is MALLLYVNNARALNRERVFRDRTNPLDVLNDRKMHKYYRFTRQGVMRIIDLIQDRIAPLTERSHSIDSRLQVFVALNFYATSDFYSSVQKEHGVSSASVCRIVARVSEALANLKDEVITWRPVVEKQREFMETSGFPMVVGAVDCTHIWLDGSPLGDTEYAFINRKGWHSINVQYISDAKYNIINVSARWPGSVHDSRVFENSAVGQSFQRGELEGVILGDSGYPQRSWLMTPFRNPQTPAERAYNRSHMRGRVVVEQTNGQIKKKFPCLRRGLRVEPKKACTIIVACTVLFRLSKEWKEPYLGRDHEVPQVGADDFDGPVSNEGYAARAQLVARCFT, encoded by the exons ATGGCTCTTCTTCTGTACGTTAATAACGCTCGAGCGCTCAATCGAGAGCGTGTCTTCAGGGATAGGACCAATCCCTTGGATGTATTAAACGATAGGAAGATGCATAAGTACTACCGTTTCACTCGGCAAGGAGTGATGAGGATCATCGACCTAATTCAGGACCGCATAGCCCCTTTGACAGAGAGGAGTCATTCCATAGACTCAAGGTTGCAGGTGTTTGTTGCTCtgaacttttatgcaacatCCGACTTTTACTCCAGTGTCCAGAAGGAGCATGGTGTTTCTTCAGCTAGCGTTTGCAGAATAGTCGCTAGAGTTTCCGAAGCTCTGGCAAACTTGAAAGATGAAGTAATAACATGGCGGCCAGTGGTTGAAAAGCAGAGGGAGTTTATGGAGACGAGTGGATTCCCCATGGTCGTCGGGGCAGTGGACTGTACTCATATTTGGCTTGATGGCAGCCCTTTGGGGGACACTGAATACGCATTCATCAACAGGAAGGGATGGCACAGTATCAATGTTCAGTACATAAGTGATGCCAAGTACAACATAATCAATGTAAGTGCACGGTGGCCAGGATCTGTGCATGACAGCAGAGTCTTCGAGAATTCAGCGGTAGGACAATCGTTCCAGCGTGGTGAATTGGAAGGTGTCATTCTTGGTGACTCTGGTTACCCGCAAAGATCATGGTTAATGACCCCATTTCGTAATCCTCAAACACCTGCAGAACGCGCTTACAACAG GTCTCACATGAGAGGACGAGTGGTGGTGGAGCAAACTAACGGTCAGATAAAGAAGAAGTTCCCTTGCTTAAGGAGAGGTCTGAGAGTGGAACCAAAGAAAGCCTGCACAATCATCGTTGCTTGCACAGTCCTGTTCCGTCTCTCAAAAGAGTGGAAAGAGCCATACCTTGGAAGGGATCATGAAGTACCACAAGTAGGTGCAGATGACTTTGATGGTCCTGTCAGCAATGAGGGATATGCTGCACGTGCCCAACTGGTGGCCAGATGTTTCACTTGA
- the LOC121424102 gene encoding uncharacterized protein LOC121424102, whose amino-acid sequence MDGQTPTKDTTEKRGKPWEPHEVQALCSFVKMNASTLFGTGGRGSMGVERQKVEAWDRCRLAIVSAGGRSDRSLEKIRKKWQDLSSKAKKYNVQRRKEMHGTGGGAFTPPNEQYELVLQALPNELRDGITAIGNSESIPSIGQLPLIDATGKTSRPTSSSVFVEREKIPSIGQLPLIDATGKTSRPTSSSVFVEREKIPSIGQLPLIDATGKTSRPTSSSVFVEREKIPSVGQIPLIDATGKTSRPTSSCVCVEREKRPAPITESETEDSQERRQAMKKRKKGKKLKKDSDEIDLLTLNKTMVLKEERKVVALEGILSTLKGIHGLLERISSNFNQSGPEQ is encoded by the exons AAAAGAGGAAAGCCCTGGGAGCCTCACGAGGTCCAGGCACTATGTTCTTTCGTGAAAATGAATGCCTCAACTCTTTTTGGAACTGGTGGTAGGGGGAGCATGGGGGTTGAGAGACAGAAAGTGGAAGCATGGGACAGGTGCAGATTGGCCATCGTATCTGCAGGAGGAAGGAGTGATAGATCCctggaaaaaataagaaagaaatggCAGGATCTTTCTTCAAAGGCGAAGAAGTATAATGTAcaaagaaggaaggaaatgcATGGAACAg GAGGCGGAGCGTTCACACCACCAAACGAGCAGTACGAGTTGGTGCTTCAAGCCCTCCCCAACGAActcagagatggaataacagcCATTGGAAACTCGGAATCT ATCCCATCAATCGGACAACTTCCTCTGATAGATGCAACGGGGAAAACGAGTCGGCCAACATCAAGCTCTGTGTTTGTTGAAAGAGAGAAG ATCCCATCAATCGGACAACTTCCTCTGATAGATGCAACGGGGAAAACGAGTCGGCCAACATCAAGCTCTGTGTTTGTTGAAAGAGAGAAG ATCCCATCGATCGGACAACTTCCTCTGATAGATGCTACGGGGAAAACGAGTCGGCCAACATCAAGCTCTGTGTTTGTTGAAAGAGAGAAG atcCCATCAGTCGGACAAATTCCTCTGATAGATGCTACGGGGAAGACGAGTCGGCCAACATCAAGCTGTGTGTGTGTTGAAAGAGAGAAG AGGCCTGCACCAATAACAGAGTCAGAAACAGAAGAT TCCCAGGAAAGACGACAAGCGATGAAGAAAcggaagaaagggaaaaagcTAAAGAAGGATTCAGATGAGATAGACCTTCTCACGTTAAATAAGACAATGGTGTTGAAAGAAGAACGTAAAGTGGTAGCACTGGAAGGTATCTTGTCTACTCTGAAAGGTATTCATGGATTACTGGAAcgtatttcatcaaatttcaatCAATCAGGACCAGAGCAGTAG